The following coding sequences are from one Gossypium hirsutum isolate 1008001.06 chromosome A12, Gossypium_hirsutum_v2.1, whole genome shotgun sequence window:
- the LOC107949020 gene encoding monodehydroascorbate reductase, chloroplastic/mitochondrial, with protein sequence MYPARKAMASLSNSLQLKHGLTSWCPGSSSLTRRLPSSSIRFRSFVVAASSFSNDNREFVIVGGGNAAGYAARTFVEHGMADGKLCIVSKEAYAPYERPALTKGYLFPLDKKPARLPGFHTCVGSGGERQTPEWYKEKGIEMIYEDPVTGIDTEKQTLTTNSGKLLKYGSLIIATGCTASRFPDKIGGNFPGVHYIRDVADADSLISSLEKAQKVVIVGGGYIGMEVAAAAVAWKLETSIIFPENQLLQRLFTPSLAQRYEELYKEYGVKFLKGASIKNLEAGPDGQVAAVKLGDGSTVEADMVVIGIGAKPAVSPFEVVGLNNTVGGIQVDGLFRTSVPGIFAVGDVAAFPLKMYDRVARVEHVDHARRSAQHCVKSLLSAQTHTYDYLPYFYSRVFEYEGSPRKVWWQFFGDNVGETVEIGNFDPKIATFWIDSGKLKGVLLESGNAEEFKLLPELARNQPSIDKAKLEKASSVEEALEIAKASLQMV encoded by the exons ATGTACCCAG CTCGAAAAGCAATGGCGAGTTTATCGAACTCGCTTCAACTCAAGCACGGACTCACTTCCTGGTGCCCGGGCTCTTCTAGTTTGACTCGTCGTCTCCCTTCCTCTTCCATCCGATTCAGAAGCTTCGTCGTTGCCGCCTCTTCTTTTTCTAATGACAACCGAGA ATTTGTGATCGTTGGAGGAGGCAATGCTGCTGGGTATGCAGCCAGGACTTTCGTCGAACACGGGATGGCCGATGGCAAGCTGTGTATTGTGTCCAAGGAG GCATATGCACCGTATGAGAGACCGGCTTTGACAAAAGGCTACTTGTTTCCACTAGATAAGAAACCAGCTCGATTACCT GGTTTTCATACTTGTGTTGGATCTGGTGGTGAAAGGCAAACTCCTGAATGGTACAAAGAGAAAGGGATTGAG ATGATCTACGAGGATCCAGTAACGGGTATTGATACAGAAAAGCAAACCCTAACTACAAATTCAGGCAAATTGCTGAAGTATGGATCTCTTATAATTGCCACAGGATGTACAGCCTCAAG ATTTCCAGATAAAATTGGTGGAAACTTTCCTGGTGTACACTATATTCGGGATGTTGCTGATGCTGACTCACTAATCTCTTCTTTG gAGAAGGCACAGAAAGTGGTGATTGTTGGTGGTGGTTATATTGGGATGGAGGTTGCTGCCGCTGCTGTTGCCTGGAAACTTGAAACTTCG ATCATTTTCCCAGAGAATCAGCTTTTGCAAAGATTATTCACTCCTTCTCTTGCTCAAAGGTATGAAGAACTATACAAAGAGTACggtgtcaaatttttaaag GGTGCTTCTATCAAAAACTTAGAAGCTGGTCCTGATGGACAGGTAGCTGCTGTTAAACTTGGAGATGGATCTACTGTGGAAGCTGACATG GTAGTTATTGGTATTGGAGCAAAACCTGCAGTTAGTCCCTTTGAAGTGGTAGGATTAAATAATACTGTTGGTGGCATACAG GTTGATGGTCTGTTCCGGACAAGCGTACCTGGAATATTTGCAGTGGGAGATGTTGCAGCATTCCCCCTTAAG ATGTATGACCGTGTAGCACGAGTTGAACATGTTGATCATGCTCGTCGATCTGCACAGCATTGTGTTAAGTCATTACTTAGTGCACAAACTCACAC GTATGATTATCTGCCCTACTTTTACTCGAGGGTTTTTGAGTATGAAGGGAGCCCCAGGAAAGTTTGGTGGCAGTTTTTCGGGGACAATG TTGGAGAGACGGTTGAGATTGGaaattttgatccaaaaattgCTACTTTCTGGATAGATTCTG GTAAACTGAAAGGAGTTCTTCTTGAAAGTGGAAATGCTGAG GAATTTAAGCTACTTCCGGAACTTGCAAGGAACCAGCCTTCCATTGACAAAGCCAAGCTCGAAAAGGCATCTTCAGTTGAGGAGGCACTCGAGATTGCTAAAGCCTCCCTGCAAATGGTGTAG